Proteins found in one Salmo salar chromosome ssa26, Ssal_v3.1, whole genome shotgun sequence genomic segment:
- the LOC106588108 gene encoding hatching enzyme 1.2-like, producing the protein MEQSPSLAILLLVLGLSQAQMDHSGPAMWTDHLEAVDITERILSANNGSDEMLMEGDLVVPRTRNAMLCMQGGNSCLWNKASSGYVEVPYVTEDSRFTPSDRKEIEDAVQSFHSKTCVRFVPRGNQKDYISFESLNGCYSSLGRIGGKQTVSVNSVGCIFLGVIQHETLHALGFQHEQTRSDREQYVRINWSNIDSGMAYNFDRQNTNNLNTPYDYSSVMHYGKTAFSINGLDTITPIPNPNVSIGQRQGLSTTDILRINRLYSC; encoded by the coding sequence ATGGAGCAAAGCCCCTCTCTCGCCATCCTGCTGCTGGTACTGGGCCTCTCTCAGGCCCAAATGGACCACAGTGGACCAGCCATGTGGACAGACCACCTTGAGGCTGTAGACATCACTGAGAGAATTCTGAGCGCTAATAACGGCTCTGATGAGATGCTGATGGAGGGAGACCTGGTGGTACCAAGAACCAGAAACGCCATGCTGTGCATGCAAGGAGGAAACAGCTGCCTGTGGAACAAAGCCTCTAGTGGATATGTCGAAGTGCCCTACGTAACAGAAGACAGCAGATTCACTCCCTCCGACAGGAAGGAGATTGAGGACGCCGTCCAGTCGTTCCACAGCAAGACCTGCGTTCGCTTTGTGCCACGTGGCAACCAGAAAGACTACATCAGCTTTGAGAGTCTGAACGGCTGTTACTCCTCTCTCGGGAGAATTGGAGGGAAACAGACGGTCTCTGTTAACAGCGTCGGCTGCATCTTTCTCGGCGTCATACAGCACGAGACCCTCCACGCTCTGGGATTCCAGCACGAGCAAACCAGGAGCGACCGTGAACAGTACGTCAGGATCAACTGGAGTAATATCGATTCTGGCATGGCCTACAACTTCGATAGACAAAACACCAACAACCTGAACACTCCCTATGACTACAGCTCTGTCATGCACTACGGAAAAACAGCCTTCTCTATCAACGGGTTGGACACCATCACCCCCATCCCCAACCCCAACGTGTCCATCGGCCAGAGACAGGGGTTGTCCACCACTGACATCCTGAGGATCAACCGACTCTACAGCTGCTGA